The Aspergillus luchuensis IFO 4308 DNA, chromosome 7, nearly complete sequence genome has a segment encoding these proteins:
- the osm1 gene encoding putative fumarate reductase Osm1 (COG:C;~EggNog:ENOG410PG2C;~InterPro:IPR036188,IPR003953,IPR001199,IPR027477, IPR036400,IPR010960;~PFAM:PF07992,PF00173,PF01266,PF13450,PF01494, PF00890;~go_function: GO:0000104 - succinate dehydrogenase activity [Evidence IEA];~go_process: GO:0055114 - oxidation-reduction process [Evidence IEA]) codes for MATAPRVIVVGGGLSGLSAAHTVYLNGGNVLVLDKQAFFGGNSTKATSGINGALTRTQVDLGIADSVKQFYDDTLKSARDKARPELIKVLTYKSAAAVEWLQDVFNLDLTLVSRLGGHSQPRTHRGHDAKFPGMAITYALMQRLEELTEAEPDRVQILKKARVTSINKSGNNVTGVTYEYNGETHTAEGVVVLATGGYAADFGDGSLLKQHRPDTFGLSSTNGTHATGDGQKMLMEIGANGIDMDKVQVHPTGLVDPKDPTAKFKFLAAEALRGEGGLLLNSDGQRFSDELGHRDYVSGQMWKEKEKGKWPIRLILNSKASNVLDFHTRHYSGRGLMKKMTGKELAKEIGCGEAALKKTFDDYNLIAEGKKKDPWNKRFFHNLPFSIDDDFHVALMEPVLHFTMGGIEINEHAQVLNSEKEAFDGLYACGELAGGVHGANRLGGSSLLGCVVYGRVAGDSASQYLFQKLLSGGASTAAQRLGQISLHIDPSTPGKISVEWGGSGAAGGQVAAGAGTPAAAAQGAKSAATPAGAAETAKPKEPAKFSIPEKEYSMEEIAKHNKKDDLWIVVKGVVLDVTNWLDEHPGGANALFNFMGRDATEEFAMLHDDEVIPKYAGHIVIGRVKGQTPSLEL; via the exons ATGGCAACCGCCCCTAGAGTAATTGTCGTCGGCGGTGGAC TGTCCGGGCTTAGTGCCGCCCACACCGTCTACCTTAACGGTGGAAATGTCCTCGTCCTGGACAAGCAGG CCTTCTTTGGTGGCAACTCCACCAAGGCCACTTCCGGCATTAACGGCGCCTTGACGCGCACCCAGGTCGACTTGGGCATCGCCGACAGCGTCAAGCAATTCTACGATGATACCCTCAAATCGGCCAGAGACAAGGCTCGTCCCGAGCTCATCAAGGTCCTCACATACAAGTCCGCGGCTGCCGTCGAGTGGTTGCAGGATGTCTTCAACCTCGATCTCACCCTTGTTTCCCGGCTAGG CGGTCACTCCCAGCCCCGTACGCATCGTGGCCACGATGCCAAGTTCCCCGGAATGGCCATCACATACGCCCTCATGCAGCGGTTAGAAGAGCTCACCGAGGCTGAGCCCGACCGTGTGCAGATCCTTAAGAAGGCCCGTGTGACCTCCATCAACAAGTCCGGAAACAATGTCACGGGTGTTACCTACGAGTACAATGGCGAGACGCATACTGCTGAGGGTGTGGTCGTTCTGGCCACTGGTGGTTACGCCGCTGACTTCGGCGATGGCTCGCTCCTGAAGCAGCACCGCCCCGACACCTTCGGTCTGTCCAGCACCAACGGCACTCACGCCACTGGTGATGGTCAGAAGATGCTGATGGAGATCGGTGCCAACGGCATTGACATGGATAAGGTTCAGGTGCACCCCACGGGTCTTGTCGACCCCAAGGACCCCACCGCCAAGTTCAAGTTCCTGGCTGCTGAAGCCCTGCGTGGTGAGGGtggtctcctcctcaactcGGACGGCCAGCGGTTCTCCGATGAACTGGGTCACCGTGACTACGTCTCGGGACAGatgtggaaggagaaggagaagggcaagtGGCCCAtccgcctcatcctcaacagcaAGGCATCCAATGTCCTGGACTTCCACACCCGCCACTACTCCGGCCGTGgtctgatgaagaagatgaccggCAAGGAGCTTGCCAAGGAGATCGGTTGCGGCGAGGCTGCCCTCAAGAAGACTTTCGACGACTACAACCTGATCGCcgagggcaagaagaaggacccTTGGAACAAGCGATTCTTCCACAACCTGCCCTTCAGCATCGATGACGACTTCCACGTGGCTCTGATGGAGCCTGTCCTGCACTTCACCATGGGTGGTATTGAGATCAACGAGCACGCCCAGGTTCTCAACTCCGAGAAGGAGGCCTTCGACGGCCTCTACGCCTGCGGTGAGCTGGCTGGTGGTGTCCACGGTGCCAACCGTCTGGGTGGTTCTTCCCTGCTGGGCTGTGTCGTGTACGGTCGCGTTGCAGGTGACAGCGCTAGCCAATACCTCTTCCAGAAGCTGCTTTCCGGCGGTGCCTCCACGGCCGCCCAGCGTCTGGGCCAGATCTCCCTGCACATtgacccatccacccccggaAAGATCTCCGTCGAATGGGGCGGCTCCGGTGCCGCTGGCGGCCAGGTCGCTGCCGGTGCTGGAACCCCCGCTGCCGCGGCCCAGGGCGCCAAGTCGGCTGCCACCCCTGCCGGGGCCGCTGAGACAGCCAAGCCCAAGGAGCCCGCCAAGTTCAGCATTCCCGAGAAGGAATACTCGATGGAGGAGATCGCCAAGCACAACAAGAAGGACGACCTGTGGATCGTCGTCAAGGGTGTCGTGCTGGACGTGACCAACTGGCTCGACGAGCACCCCGGTGGAGCTAACgctctcttcaacttcatggGCCGCGATGCCACCGAAG AATTCGCCATGCTCCACGACGACGAGGTCATCCCCAAGTACGCCGGTCACATTGTGATTGGCCGTGTCAAGGGCCAGACCCCTAGCCTTGAGCTGTAA
- a CDS encoding uncharacterized protein (InterPro:IPR029063) has product MSTVEKEAIIEDLRSELVHEEDPMIPVVCMKQIDTNCEDIIADKATALNLLNNNNLMGQYYAWGQKYVDWSHFWILLCHLKPGLRILEIGGGTGTATAAALRSLYNLGVPMYSNYMC; this is encoded by the coding sequence ATGTCAACTGTGGAAAAGGAGGCCATCATTGAAGATCTACGCTCCGAACTAGTACATGAAGAAGACCCCATGATCCCAGTTGTCTGCATGAAACAGATTGATACAAACTGCGAAGACATCATAGCTGATAAAGCCACTGCGCTAAACCTACTCAATAACAACAATCTGATGGGGCAATACTACGCTTGGGGTCAGAAGTATGTTGACTGGAGTCATTTCTGGATCCTACTCTGCCATCTAAAACCAGGGTTACGTATATTAGAGATTGGCGGGGGCACTGGAACGGCCACCGCAGCTGCATTGCGTTCGTTATACAACTTGGGAGTGCCCATGTACTCCAATTACATGTGTTGA